Proteins from a single region of Oenanthe melanoleuca isolate GR-GAL-2019-014 chromosome 12, OMel1.0, whole genome shotgun sequence:
- the LOC130258369 gene encoding acylamino-acid-releasing enzyme-like, producing the protein MEPSVPPRAEELSELYRELSQHPGLSTACLGPDLTTQYGGKYCSLYTEWSQRDLARAENIKFCRQYLIFHDGASIVYSGPAGTCSEIKDELLSRESPSGTLKAVLRKVPGKEKEKEKQFLEVWDQNRKMKSIDLTALDKHGSVYDDDQFGCLAWSHSETHLLYVAEKKRPKAESFFQSKAPELGTSDEDTGHPKKEDAPVKGEQFVYHEDWGETLSTRSVPVLCVLDIEGNSISVLEGIPEHLSPGQAFWSPEDTGVVFVGWWHDPFRLGLRHCTNRRSALFYVDLTGGRCELLSEDTRAVWSPRLSPDSCRIVYLENNVLGPHQQCSRLRMYDWYTKHTTTVLETVPRQARGAFPGIYCGALPGMCWAADSRRILLDTAQRSQQDVFVVDTATGTTASLTGDSPQGSWSVLTIDRDLLVARFSTPSCPPMLKVAVLPSAGREAQTQWICLQDAPPVPGISWGIRTLQPLPEQEHPQYGGLDFDAILMRPSEGPTVQKPPLVVMPHGGPHSVFTAGWMLYPAALCRVGFAVLLVNYRGSLGFGQDSVASLPGNVGTQDVHDVQLCVERVLQEETLDASRVALVGGSHGGFLACHLIGQFPDTYRACVVRNPVVNIASMVATTDIPDWCLTETGLPFKPDALPDPAQLTEMLHKSPIRYVDRVRAPVLLMLGEDDRRVPPKQGVEYYRALKARGVLTRLLWYPGNNHALAGVEAEADGFMNMALWLLKHLQC; encoded by the exons ATGGAGCCGTcg GTACCGCCACGTGCGGAGGAGCTGTCGGAGCTGTACCGAGAGCTGAGCCAGCACCCGGGGCTCAGCACCGCCTGCCTCGGCCCCGACCTCACCACACAGTACGGGGGCAAGTACTGCAGCCTCTACACCG agtgGTCGCAGCGGGACCTGGCAAGGGCTGAGAACATCAAGTTCTGCCGTCAGTACCTCATCTTCCACGATGGAGCTTCCATTGTCTACTCGGGGCCCGCAGGCACCTGCTCTGAGATCAAGGATGA GCTGCTGAGCCGTGAGTCCCCCAGTGGGACACTGAAGGCTGTGCTGCGCAAGGTCCCTGgcaaggagaaggagaaagagaagcagttcctggag GTCTGGGATCAGAACCGGAAGATGAAGAGCATCGACCTGACAGCACTGGACAAGCATGGCAGCGTCTATGATgatg ACCAATTTGGATGCCTTGCCTGGTCTCACTCGGAAACCCACCTGCTCTATGTGGCGGAGAAGAAGCGTCCCAAGGCTGAGTCCTTCTTCCAGAGCAAAGCCCCTGAGCTGGGCACCTCTGACGAGGACACGGGGCACCCTAAGAAAGAGGATGCACCCGTCAAG GGTGAGCAGTTCGTGTACCACGAGGACTGGGGAGAGACGCTGAGCACCCGCAGTGTGCCCGTCCTCTGCGTCCTGGACATCGAGGGCAACAGCATCTCAGTGCTGGAGGGCATCCCAGAGCACCTCTCTCCCGGCCAG GCTTTCTGGTCACCTGAGGACACCGGCGTGGTGTTTGTGGGCTGGTGGCACGACCCCTTCCGCCTGGGGCTGCGGCACTGCACGAACCGCCG gtcAGCTCTCTTCTACGTGGACCTGACAGGCGGGAGATGCG agctgctctctgaggaCACCAGGGCTGTGTGGTCACCACGACTCAGCCCCGACAGCTGCCGCATCGTCTACCTGGAGAACAATGTCCTGGGCCCCCACCAGCAGTGCAGCCGCCTCCGCATG TACGACTGGTACACCAAACACACCACCACGGTGCTGGAGACTGTGCCACGACAAGCACGGG GTGCCTTCCCGGGAATCTACTGTGGTgcactgccagggatgtgctgggcgGCTGACAGCCGCAGGATCCTGCTGGACACGGCCCAGCGTAGCCAGCAG GATGTGTTCGTGGTGGACACGGCAACAGGCACCACAGCTTCGCTGACAGGTG atTCCCCCCAGGGAAGCTGGTCTGTCCTCACCATCGACCGGGACCTCTTGGTGGCCAGGTTTTCCACCCCTAGCTGCCCCCCCATGTTG aaaGTGGCAGTCCTGCCCTCCGCCGGCCGTGAGGCACAGACACAGTGGATCTGCCTGCAGGACGCACCCCCCGTGCCCGGCATCAGCTGGGGCATCCgcaccctgcagcccctgccagagcaggagcatccccagtATG GGGGCCTGGACTTTGATGCTATCCTGATGCGCCCAAGTGAGGGTCCTACTGTCCAAAAGCCCCCCTTGGTCGTGATGCCTCATG GGGGTCCTCACAGTGTCTTCACGGCCGGGTGGATGCTGTACCCAGCGGCACTGTGCCGTGTgggctttgctgtgctgctgg TGAATTACCGTGGCTCGCTGGGCTTTGGCCAGGACAGTGTGGCCTCCCTGCCAGGCAACGTGGGCACACAGGACGTACATGATGTACAG CTCTGCGTAGAGCGGGTACTGCAGGAGGAGACACTAGATGCCAGCCGGGTGGCACTGGTTGGCGGCTCGCATGGGGGCTTCCTGGCATGCCACCTCATCGGGCAGTTCCCTGACACCTACCGCGCCTGTGTGGTCCGCAACCCCGTTGTGAACATCGCCTCCATGGTGGCCACCACCGACATCCCAGACTG GTGCCTGACAGAGACAGGGCTGCCCTTCAAGCCTGATGCCCTACCAGACCCAGCCCAGTTGACAGAGATGCTGCACAAGTCACCCATACGCTATGTCGACCGG gtccGTGCACCCGTGCTGCTGATGCTGGGGGAGGATGACCGGCGTGTGCCCCCCAAGCAGGGTGTGGAGTATTACCGTGCCCTGAAGGCCCGGGGGGTGCTTACACG gctgctctggtACCCAGGGAACAACCACGCGCTGGCTGGCGTCGAAGCCGAAGCTGATGGCTTCATGAACATGGCACTGTGGCTGCTCAAGCACCTGCAGTGCTAA